AACATGAACCAGCCGAGACAGAACGCTCCCGCGACCACGCAATACACGCCGAAATTCGCCAACCGGCCGCGGCCTTCGAAATAACGCATCAGGAAACGCACGCTCAGGTACGCCGCGATTCCCGTCAGCACGCCACCAAGGACCGCATCGAAAAGTTGATCCGGTGCATGGAACAGCTTCGGCAATTCAAGCACCCCAGCAGCGAAGATGATCGGCGTGCCCAGCAGGAACGAGAACTCCGCCGCTTTCTCGGAACTCATTCCGGCGCCGACGCCCGCGATAATCGTCAGCCCGCTGCGCGAAAAGCCCGGAATCAGCGCGCCAATCTGCGCGAGACCAACCAGGAACGCCTGCCTGAACGTGAGGTCTTCAGGCGCACGCTCGGCGCGCGCACGCGTCAGCCGGTCGCCGACCCACAACAGCACACCATTCACCATCAACGCCGCCGCGACGATCCGCAGATCGTGGAACAGCGCCTCAAGCCGCTTTTCAAGCACCAGCCCGACGATACCCGTCGGAATCGTGCCAATGATCAGCGCCCACATCATGTGGCCATCAGGATTCTTGCGGCCGCTCAGCGATCCTATAAACCCCTTGATCAGCGCAATCCAGCGCTTGCGGAAGTACCACAGCAGCGCGAGCGCCGTACCCAGATGCAACGCGACCAGGAACGGCAACAGCTGCGGTGCGTGTTTATCGATGTGCATCCCGATCAGGCCGGGCACCAGAAGCGTATGTCCAAGACTGCTGACCGGGAACAATTCAGTCACACCCTGGAGTACGCTCAGAAAAATCAGAAACCACAAAGTCACGCGTCGATCCTCTTTCGTTATTGGCGACAGGCACATACCCGCGGCGGCGCAGCATGCGGCCCAAGCAAACCGGGCCGATTATGCCGTTCACTAAAAGGAGCGCCAAGCCTTTGCGTAATACCTTTCGTTATCGAAAGCAAATCGTTTGGTTAATTGAATATTTTTGTAATAAATAAAAAAGCCCGTTGTAAGAACGGGCTTTTAAATTGATTGCGTCACACCTGCGTCACGGTCGCAGCTTGTATAAAAACAGCAGCGTGCCAGCGCCGAACGTGCCAAAAATGAACACTCCAAACATCATCGCCAGATCCATATCATCCTCGTCGTTCGGCAGGACCAGTTGATCTGTGTGAGATCTTCAAGGTCGAAAGATGTTTCATCCGCGTTACATCGTGCTTGCATTATCGAGGCAACGAAAGCGGCTGTGTCAG
This window of the Caballeronia sp. SBC1 genome carries:
- a CDS encoding undecaprenyl-diphosphate phosphatase, which translates into the protein MTLWFLIFLSVLQGVTELFPVSSLGHTLLVPGLIGMHIDKHAPQLLPFLVALHLGTALALLWYFRKRWIALIKGFIGSLSGRKNPDGHMMWALIIGTIPTGIVGLVLEKRLEALFHDLRIVAAALMVNGVLLWVGDRLTRARAERAPEDLTFRQAFLVGLAQIGALIPGFSRSGLTIIAGVGAGMSSEKAAEFSFLLGTPIIFAAGVLELPKLFHAPDQLFDAVLGGVLTGIAAYLSVRFLMRYFEGRGRLANFGVYCVVAGAFCLGWFMLHPQPV